Proteins encoded by one window of Paenibacillus urinalis:
- a CDS encoding TrkH family potassium uptake protein produces MIKVRLGLDKLSPAQIIVGYYLLAILISCLLFSLPAAYRPGVEVSFFDTVFMAVSVATDTGMTLFNISETYSVFGYFIMMIVLHFSGLGIMVMNTALWLFLGQKIGFRQRQLIMVDNNQFAHSGLVRLVKEILKLILFIELLGALIYGVYFINYFPTWGEAFLQGLFASVTATTNAGIDITGESYIPFANDYFVQLLTIIQIIIGSIGFPVLIEVKDYLSRKKLKYEYSFRFSLFTKLTTLTYGILIVIGAGLILLLEFQHYFKDMSWHKSFFYALFQTVSTRSTGFSTMDITQFSVPTLIVIGILMFIGGSPNSMGGGIRTTTLALNLLFIYTFMKGRRYVKIFNREIYQEDIIKSLAITLLAVFICVASIIMMIISDPQQQLTAICFEVCSALGTVGFSLGITPELSHFAKTILMFLMFIGRIGFPSIFLFIRGRNNKQEKYRYPKEKLIIG; encoded by the coding sequence ATGATCAAAGTGCGATTAGGGCTGGATAAACTTTCGCCTGCCCAAATTATTGTAGGGTATTATTTGTTAGCCATCCTTATATCTTGTCTATTGTTTAGCCTGCCTGCAGCCTATCGACCCGGGGTAGAAGTGTCTTTTTTTGATACAGTATTCATGGCTGTCAGTGTAGCAACAGACACAGGTATGACTCTGTTTAATATATCGGAGACTTATAGTGTATTCGGGTATTTCATTATGATGATCGTATTGCATTTCTCAGGCCTTGGCATTATGGTGATGAACACAGCTCTTTGGTTATTTTTGGGACAGAAAATTGGATTTCGGCAACGACAGCTTATTATGGTAGATAATAATCAATTCGCACATTCGGGACTCGTTCGATTAGTTAAAGAAATCTTGAAGTTGATCCTATTTATTGAACTCCTCGGGGCACTCATCTATGGAGTTTATTTTATCAATTATTTCCCTACATGGGGGGAAGCATTTCTCCAAGGCTTATTTGCATCCGTTACTGCGACGACAAACGCCGGAATAGATATAACCGGTGAATCTTATATTCCCTTCGCAAATGATTATTTTGTACAACTTCTGACCATTATACAAATTATTATTGGATCCATTGGATTCCCTGTATTAATTGAGGTGAAGGATTATTTATCGAGGAAAAAGTTGAAATATGAGTATTCTTTCCGGTTTTCATTATTCACAAAGTTAACGACGCTTACATACGGAATTCTTATAGTTATTGGGGCAGGCCTTATCTTACTACTGGAATTTCAGCATTATTTTAAGGATATGTCATGGCATAAATCTTTTTTTTATGCTTTATTTCAGACGGTATCAACAAGAAGCACTGGATTCTCTACAATGGATATTACACAATTTTCAGTACCTACCCTTATAGTTATAGGTATCTTGATGTTTATAGGGGGATCTCCCAATTCAATGGGGGGTGGGATTAGGACGACGACATTAGCTTTAAATTTGTTATTTATTTATACTTTTATGAAAGGAAGGCGTTATGTTAAAATCTTTAATCGGGAAATATATCAGGAAGATATTATAAAATCACTAGCCATTACGCTATTAGCAGTTTTCATATGTGTAGCCTCGATTATTATGATGATTATTTCCGATCCGCAGCAGCAGCTTACGGCTATTTGTTTCGAAGTTTGCTCTGCCTTAGGTACAGTAGGCTTTTCTTTGGGGATTACGCCAGAACTCAGTCATTTTGCCAAGACCATTCTTATGTTTCTAATGTTTATTGGAAGAATTGGTTTTCCTTCGATCTTTCTGTTCATCAGGGGAAGAAACAATAAGCAAGAAAAATATCGCTATCCGAAAGAGAAACTGATTATAGGTTAG
- a CDS encoding RICIN domain-containing protein: MKNGKTFMKWLLVMVMVLQTLGMFQAPTADAAALSTTRASVHDPSIVKGNGKYYIFGTHMVNAESSNLASWSNMTTNVNNNYASVFSVGAAWAAQGSSNYNLAGNLWAPTVFYNKDMKKWCMYMSVNGENWYSSIALATADNIAGPYTYQGTVVYSGFVNSTQAAKTDYSKVTGTNTVASRYLTSGKWNPSYAPNAIDPSVLYDANGDLWMSYGSWFGGLFMMKLDKNTGLRDYSYTYSTTTNSSDQYFGKKISGGYGGTGEGSYVVYDKNAGYYYLYVSYNGLNATDNFAGYHMRLFRSTNITGPYTDAMGNSAIVTSAGQDQSNKGVKLMGNYHLSSLTGNGELSSNGYMSPGHNSAFIDDDGQRYVVYHTRFNTGTEAHQVRVHQQFLNQDKWPVTAVYEHLGSKISSTGYSNSEIVGTYDFVNHGNSAETTFTPMLPTSTVVLQANGTITGGVTGTWSAVSGTHYVNMVIDGVTYKGVFFKQYDESAAHKEVMTFSLIGNNNQAIFGSKTSSSTGGGSVSGLDGTYFIKNKNSNKYLDVLNGLAADGTNIQQWSGNGFDAQKFRLVSDGNGYYHILTGASGYTSSVDVENGANTDGANILQWTHWGGDMQKFEIVNVNGAYAIKTKASGGTKALDVYNISSADGANVVQWTYWGGDGQLWYLEPAN; this comes from the coding sequence ATGAAAAATGGGAAAACATTTATGAAATGGTTATTGGTAATGGTAATGGTATTACAAACATTGGGGATGTTTCAAGCACCGACGGCTGATGCTGCTGCTCTAAGTACAACGAGAGCTTCCGTCCATGACCCATCTATTGTGAAAGGAAATGGGAAATATTATATTTTTGGTACCCATATGGTTAACGCAGAATCTTCTAACCTGGCATCATGGAGTAATATGACCACTAATGTCAACAACAATTATGCAAGCGTTTTCTCAGTAGGTGCAGCTTGGGCTGCACAAGGCAGCAGTAATTATAATCTGGCTGGTAACTTGTGGGCCCCGACTGTTTTCTATAACAAAGACATGAAAAAATGGTGTATGTATATGAGTGTGAATGGTGAGAACTGGTATTCCTCCATTGCACTCGCAACAGCAGATAATATCGCAGGGCCCTATACGTATCAAGGAACCGTTGTTTACAGCGGGTTCGTGAATTCCACCCAAGCAGCGAAGACAGATTATAGCAAAGTGACAGGAACGAACACCGTAGCATCCAGATATTTAACATCTGGGAAATGGAATCCATCTTATGCGCCAAATGCGATAGACCCTAGTGTGCTTTATGATGCAAACGGAGATTTATGGATGTCCTATGGTTCCTGGTTTGGCGGGCTCTTTATGATGAAATTGGATAAGAATACGGGATTGAGAGATTATTCCTACACCTATTCAACCACCACAAACTCTTCCGATCAATACTTTGGTAAGAAAATATCAGGTGGATATGGCGGTACCGGTGAAGGGTCTTACGTTGTATATGATAAGAATGCAGGTTATTACTATCTGTATGTATCTTACAATGGTCTCAATGCAACAGATAATTTTGCAGGGTATCATATGCGTCTATTCCGATCCACAAATATAACAGGACCTTACACCGATGCCATGGGCAATTCGGCCATCGTGACGAGTGCAGGACAAGATCAATCGAACAAAGGTGTCAAGTTAATGGGTAATTACCACTTATCCTCCTTAACCGGCAACGGGGAATTAAGTAGTAATGGTTATATGTCTCCAGGACATAATTCTGCTTTTATTGATGATGACGGCCAGAGATACGTCGTTTATCACACAAGATTTAACACAGGAACTGAAGCCCATCAGGTTAGAGTCCATCAGCAATTCCTGAATCAGGACAAATGGCCTGTCACAGCCGTATACGAACATCTGGGAAGCAAAATTTCATCAACAGGGTATTCAAATAGTGAGATCGTTGGAACCTACGATTTTGTGAATCATGGCAATAGTGCTGAAACTACATTTACACCGATGTTACCGACGAGCACAGTCGTATTACAAGCTAATGGAACGATTACAGGTGGAGTAACAGGTACATGGAGTGCGGTGTCTGGAACCCATTATGTGAATATGGTGATCGACGGCGTAACGTATAAAGGTGTCTTCTTTAAACAATACGATGAATCGGCCGCTCACAAGGAAGTTATGACATTTTCCTTAATCGGTAACAATAATCAAGCGATATTTGGCTCGAAGACGTCATCTAGTACAGGAGGAGGTTCCGTATCTGGATTAGATGGGACCTATTTTATCAAAAACAAGAATAGCAATAAATACTTAGATGTTCTAAACGGCTTAGCGGCCGATGGAACAAACATTCAGCAGTGGTCAGGCAATGGATTTGACGCCCAAAAATTCAGATTGGTGTCGGATGGCAATGGATACTATCATATTCTAACCGGTGCATCCGGCTATACCAGCAGTGTAGATGTGGAGAATGGTGCGAATACAGATGGAGCAAATATTCTTCAATGGACTCACTGGGGCGGTGATATGCAAAAATTCGAAATTGTAAATGTAAACGGTGCCTATGCAATAAAGACCAAAGCCAGTGGTGGTACAAAAGCTTTAGATGTATATAACATAAGCTCCGCTGATGGTGCAAATGTCGTTCAATGGACTTACTGGGGCGGCGACGGACAGTTATGGTATTTGGAGCCTGCTAATTAG
- a CDS encoding AraC family transcriptional regulator — translation MEMNENSLIGYKTQIFPRIDWNIRLFGAHKQTVYSNWSMTKEYHHAFEILIVLDGEQETWIENKQYMIKKEDILLIPPGFEHTNKCVTADSMTYFCAHFDIDEPALRMKIMKNSDWIYQPDSPNHGRLRACLQRWLNILDDPDITGSKAKLRAQVVLFELLEVLIDIEPLDTEIRSHQSMTTAKYAKEIAEAIKWSFKQKCIQKDEDTSIHIQPIIASLGISPNYGLEVFQKIYRMSPREYLSSLKLQEAKMLLQQPEISINEIANRLGYKNLAHFSRQFKRWTGSNPTEFRKKARR, via the coding sequence ATGGAAATGAATGAAAACAGCCTCATAGGTTATAAGACACAAATTTTTCCACGCATTGATTGGAACATACGTTTATTCGGTGCACACAAACAAACTGTTTATTCGAATTGGTCTATGACCAAGGAATATCACCATGCTTTTGAGATCTTGATCGTCTTAGATGGGGAACAGGAAACCTGGATTGAAAATAAACAATATATGATCAAGAAAGAGGATATCCTTCTGATTCCTCCGGGATTTGAGCATACCAACAAGTGCGTCACTGCTGATTCCATGACCTACTTTTGTGCTCATTTTGATATTGACGAACCTGCTTTACGGATGAAAATCATGAAAAATAGTGATTGGATCTATCAGCCTGATAGCCCCAATCATGGCAGGTTAAGGGCATGTCTTCAGAGATGGCTGAATATCCTGGATGATCCAGATATCACCGGCTCCAAAGCCAAATTACGAGCACAAGTGGTACTCTTTGAGCTATTAGAGGTTCTCATCGACATTGAGCCGCTGGATACGGAGATCCGAAGTCATCAATCGATGACGACCGCAAAGTATGCAAAAGAAATTGCGGAAGCCATCAAGTGGAGCTTTAAACAAAAATGTATACAGAAGGACGAAGATACCTCCATCCATATACAACCGATTATCGCTTCTCTTGGGATCAGTCCCAACTATGGGTTAGAGGTATTCCAGAAGATTTACCGTATGTCTCCTCGTGAATATCTATCGAGTCTCAAATTACAAGAGGCTAAGATGTTACTGCAACAGCCGGAGATATCCATTAATGAGATCGCAAATCGTTTAGGCTACAAAAACCTGGCTCACTTCAGTAGGCAATTCAAAAGATGGACAGGATCAAACCCTACCGAATTTCGAAAAAAAGCCCGTCGTTAA
- a CDS encoding family 43 glycosylhydrolase — MTVIQNPIIPGMAPDPSIIRVGEVYYIATSTFHWNPGIQIFKSTDLANWQLISHVLKNGEINLRGTNTPAGIWAPHLSYDSTTNKYWLAFSHMLNMAGREFNSDSYAVWAEDINGPWSDPIYLTSIGFDPAIFHDEDGKHYISTLEWETRQGYQAPGHIVIAEADLEQGGIIGKWHRVTQGFTSRGCVEAPQVYKHNGYYYLIQAAGGTGYAHGVEIGRSKSIFGPYEPHPSAEPIITSSPRHLFSLGDPDAGHFEMYNPQSIMQKAGHGSLVQTQTGEWYIAHLMSRPLEGTLLNPLGRETSIQKMNWTEDGWLEMEDGTNVAKMEVQGMQGVPLSTTITHDVFDHFDDNTYDIHFMTPYRDQEAAWVNTTERAGHLRIHGENSFFSQVNPAIMATRATSFHYEFKTKLEFHPDHYSETAGMGLYYDSNNWIYAHLTHSEASHCTVLQLLQAKLGKRIEFVHHHISVPEGVVELKAVYHSGILDFYYRFSDELDWKVLADGIDAAYLSDEGVNGEPGEIGGFTGLFNFIGTVDSHQHDSFADFDYYSVKND; from the coding sequence ATGACAGTCATTCAAAATCCTATTATTCCTGGCATGGCACCAGACCCATCCATTATCCGTGTAGGTGAGGTTTATTATATCGCCACATCCACATTTCATTGGAACCCGGGTATCCAAATTTTTAAATCGACGGATTTAGCCAATTGGCAGCTCATTAGCCATGTATTAAAGAACGGTGAGATTAATTTGCGCGGTACGAATACACCCGCTGGAATCTGGGCGCCGCATTTATCCTATGATTCTACTACGAACAAATATTGGCTGGCCTTTTCCCACATGCTCAATATGGCAGGTCGTGAGTTTAATTCAGACTCCTATGCGGTGTGGGCTGAAGATATAAATGGACCTTGGTCTGATCCAATTTATTTGACTTCTATCGGCTTTGACCCTGCTATTTTTCATGATGAGGATGGTAAGCACTATATCTCCACACTCGAATGGGAAACACGCCAAGGGTACCAGGCACCCGGACATATTGTCATTGCCGAGGCTGATCTGGAGCAAGGGGGAATCATCGGTAAATGGCATCGGGTAACGCAAGGGTTTACCAGCCGCGGCTGTGTAGAAGCCCCGCAAGTATATAAGCATAACGGATATTATTATCTGATTCAGGCTGCGGGTGGAACCGGCTATGCACATGGGGTAGAGATCGGGCGATCGAAGAGCATATTTGGCCCTTATGAGCCGCATCCATCTGCTGAACCGATTATTACGTCTTCACCACGTCATCTGTTCTCATTAGGTGATCCGGATGCGGGACATTTTGAAATGTACAATCCCCAATCGATCATGCAAAAAGCGGGTCATGGCTCGTTGGTTCAAACCCAAACAGGGGAATGGTATATTGCACATCTCATGTCGCGTCCACTCGAAGGAACACTGCTAAATCCATTGGGGCGTGAAACGTCCATTCAAAAAATGAATTGGACAGAGGACGGCTGGCTGGAAATGGAGGATGGAACGAATGTAGCCAAGATGGAAGTTCAGGGCATGCAGGGTGTTCCGTTATCGACTACAATAACGCACGATGTATTTGATCATTTTGATGACAACACCTATGACATCCACTTTATGACGCCTTATCGCGATCAAGAGGCTGCTTGGGTGAATACCACGGAGCGGGCAGGACATTTACGGATCCATGGCGAGAATTCTTTCTTCTCCCAAGTGAATCCGGCGATTATGGCCACTCGTGCAACGTCATTTCATTATGAATTTAAAACCAAGCTTGAATTTCATCCCGATCATTACTCCGAAACAGCGGGTATGGGGCTTTACTATGACTCCAACAATTGGATTTATGCCCATTTGACCCATTCTGAAGCATCCCATTGTACTGTTCTGCAGTTACTGCAGGCGAAATTAGGAAAACGCATCGAATTTGTACATCACCATATTTCGGTACCTGAAGGTGTTGTTGAGCTGAAGGCTGTTTACCATTCAGGTATATTAGATTTCTATTATCGGTTCAGTGATGAGTTGGATTGGAAAGTGTTGGCGGATGGAATAGATGCGGCTTATTTGTCTGATGAAGGTGTTAACGGGGAACCGGGTGAGATTGGCGGATTTACAGGCTTGTTTAATTTTATTGGCACAGTCGATTCCCATCAGCATGACTCCTTTGCAGATTTTGATTACTACTCAGTGAAAAATGACTAG
- a CDS encoding MFS transporter — MNTISLKRLIPGLIIGPASWLGPYIVASSLFLPALIQHLDADNKIELVALFSSVGMVTAALSNMVAGYLSDRTRSRFGKRTPWVVSGAFVFMLAMILASMSTTIPFLLLSWMLGQIALNFIVAPMIAWLDLAPESGRGTASSAYGGLGMALGNNGFSIIGALFLGQFRLGFIIFGIITFVGTLIAALIVREPSNLGEKLDSSEPTAKVKFSIKELTTIFPSWSVGRDYYLALTGKLFQGIGNFAITGYLLYIMSDFLHKDTIATQQSVQLINTIMLVFGIAMGFIAGPLADKFKILKLPVGLSTILLGIGALSIFFLQNETGIIIYAFMAGLGMGIWNSLDNLLNLEVIPDKNRVGFFLGFYNLGNTVTQAIAPVIAAVLISSVGFSSIFIMSFVFSILGGILILSIKSVSR, encoded by the coding sequence ATGAATACCATATCATTGAAACGACTAATACCAGGATTAATCATTGGGCCGGCTTCCTGGCTTGGCCCCTATATTGTAGCTTCGAGCTTGTTCCTTCCGGCTTTAATTCAGCATTTGGATGCGGATAACAAAATTGAATTAGTCGCTTTATTTTCATCCGTAGGAATGGTCACCGCGGCTCTGTCGAATATGGTTGCCGGATATCTCTCGGACCGCACCAGATCTCGCTTCGGTAAACGAACACCTTGGGTTGTCTCCGGTGCCTTTGTATTTATGCTCGCTATGATTCTGGCTTCGATGAGTACAACGATTCCCTTCTTACTGCTAAGCTGGATGCTGGGACAGATTGCGCTGAACTTCATTGTTGCACCGATGATTGCTTGGCTGGATTTGGCTCCTGAAAGTGGCAGAGGTACGGCCTCATCTGCTTATGGCGGATTGGGGATGGCGCTTGGCAACAACGGTTTTTCCATTATAGGAGCTCTCTTCCTCGGACAATTCCGTTTAGGCTTTATCATATTCGGTATTATAACTTTCGTGGGTACTTTGATTGCTGCATTAATCGTCCGAGAACCTTCCAATCTAGGAGAGAAGCTGGATTCATCCGAACCAACGGCTAAGGTGAAGTTTTCGATAAAAGAGCTGACGACTATTTTTCCATCCTGGTCCGTAGGTCGTGATTATTACTTGGCTCTAACCGGCAAGCTGTTTCAGGGAATTGGAAACTTCGCGATTACGGGTTACCTGTTATATATCATGTCAGATTTTCTGCATAAGGACACTATAGCTACACAACAGTCTGTTCAATTAATTAACACGATCATGCTGGTCTTCGGGATTGCGATGGGATTTATAGCCGGACCCCTAGCAGATAAGTTCAAAATATTAAAATTACCCGTAGGCTTATCTACGATCTTGTTAGGGATCGGTGCCTTAAGCATTTTCTTCTTACAAAATGAGACCGGTATCATTATCTATGCCTTTATGGCTGGTCTGGGAATGGGCATCTGGAACTCGCTCGATAACCTATTGAATCTGGAGGTTATTCCGGACAAAAACCGGGTAGGATTTTTCTTAGGATTTTACAATCTGGGAAATACGGTAACCCAAGCGATAGCTCCGGTCATTGCAGCGGTTTTGATCTCTTCCGTAGGGTTCTCTTCTATTTTTATCATGTCATTTGTATTCTCCATTTTGGGAGGAATCTTGATTCTCTCCATTAAATCAGTGTCTAGATAG
- a CDS encoding ATP-binding cassette domain-containing protein, translating into MSETILKATHISKMYGKHKALDKVSLEIKRGMIYGLIGENGAGKSTFMRAMMGLITVDEGSIQLFGETGAKGLQQVRRRMGQSIEHPALYPDLTARENLRVQAANGGVSEREIEDLLRLMNLNNTGRKKAKNFSLGMRQRLTIATALITHPEFLILDEPTNGLDPSGIVEMREIIRRMVTERGITVLLSSHLLDELSQIATHYGILHEGKLIREFSQEELANETRQYIELETTEAEAAIVVLDGLGIRDYEVINGAEIHIYDKVSEVAAINRALVFAEVNVLRIGASRQRLEDYFLQLTGGGADV; encoded by the coding sequence ATGTCGGAAACGATTCTGAAGGCAACTCATATATCCAAAATGTACGGCAAGCATAAAGCGCTCGATAAAGTATCCCTTGAGATTAAGCGAGGCATGATCTACGGCTTGATCGGAGAGAACGGCGCAGGCAAATCGACCTTTATGCGTGCGATGATGGGACTGATTACCGTCGACGAGGGTAGTATCCAGCTGTTTGGCGAGACCGGGGCGAAGGGACTGCAGCAAGTAAGGAGAAGAATGGGGCAGTCGATTGAGCATCCGGCGCTGTATCCCGATTTGACCGCTCGTGAGAATTTGCGGGTACAGGCAGCAAACGGCGGTGTAAGCGAACGGGAGATTGAGGATCTGCTTCGCTTGATGAATCTGAACAACACAGGCAGGAAGAAGGCCAAAAATTTCTCGCTGGGCATGCGGCAGCGTTTGACGATTGCCACGGCACTGATTACTCACCCTGAATTTTTAATTCTGGATGAGCCGACCAACGGTCTGGATCCTTCAGGTATTGTAGAAATGCGAGAGATTATTAGACGGATGGTGACTGAGCGTGGGATAACCGTATTGCTCTCAAGCCACTTGCTGGATGAGCTATCGCAGATCGCCACTCACTACGGTATTTTGCATGAAGGGAAGCTGATCAGGGAGTTCTCGCAAGAGGAGCTGGCTAACGAAACTCGGCAATATATTGAACTGGAGACAACAGAGGCAGAGGCAGCGATTGTAGTGCTGGATGGACTCGGAATCAGAGATTACGAAGTTATTAACGGAGCAGAGATTCACATCTATGACAAGGTAAGTGAGGTTGCGGCAATCAACCGTGCCTTAGTCTTTGCTGAGGTGAATGTACTGCGTATTGGTGCCAGCAGGCAGAGGCTGGAGGATTATTTTTTACAGTTAACAGGAGGTGGCGCAGATGTTTAA
- a CDS encoding ABC transporter permease, which translates to MFNLLSAERIKIYRSSKLWIVLAIMFLLPVCQAALSKMDIISNGEKLVQKIDTVVNGATGVLMMEKNGLAVLLVISAFISFYIGEEFQNGTIRNALSLGRSRTHFYLSKLLISVLLTLMGSILLVLMGMISYSILFGFGEVAGVQSYISYALQTFGTLYLLIVSNVSIYVMISFLTKNSGTSLVWSFLYTIGTGFGAGIFQQTEHFKHVTFWFSESFLFYSDFASSADIARFPEMAVVSLITIVLSSAIGIFLFGRTDIK; encoded by the coding sequence ATGTTTAATCTCTTGTCAGCGGAACGAATCAAAATATATCGCAGCAGCAAGCTATGGATCGTGCTTGCCATTATGTTCCTATTGCCGGTCTGCCAAGCGGCTCTAAGCAAGATGGATATAATAAGCAATGGAGAGAAGCTGGTACAAAAGATTGATACGGTAGTTAACGGAGCAACAGGGGTTCTCATGATGGAGAAGAATGGACTTGCCGTTCTGCTCGTGATAAGCGCATTTATCAGCTTCTATATTGGAGAAGAGTTCCAGAACGGAACGATTCGAAATGCGTTGTCCTTGGGGCGCAGCCGTACCCATTTCTATCTGTCCAAGCTGCTCATATCCGTACTGCTTACACTGATGGGTTCGATCCTGCTCGTTCTGATGGGGATGATCAGCTATTCAATTCTGTTTGGCTTCGGAGAGGTTGCCGGCGTTCAGAGCTACATCAGCTATGCACTCCAAACCTTCGGCACTTTATATTTATTAATTGTATCAAACGTTTCAATCTATGTGATGATTAGCTTTCTGACCAAGAACAGCGGTACTTCGCTCGTTTGGAGCTTTTTGTATACGATCGGAACCGGCTTTGGCGCAGGTATCTTCCAGCAGACCGAGCATTTCAAGCACGTCACCTTCTGGTTCTCTGAATCCTTCCTGTTCTATTCGGATTTTGCGAGCTCGGCGGATATTGCTAGATTTCCAGAGATGGCCGTGGTCAGTCTCATCACAATCGTGTTATCATCAGCTATAGGAATCTTTCTATTTGGACGAACAGACATAAAGTAG
- a CDS encoding response regulator transcription factor, whose product MVNVLIIEDDAAIHSLIKETLEQRGFHTLSAYSGTEGKLLFEQNEVDVILLDLMLPGINGEQFLQEIRSSSAVPVIVISARNDQQSKLELLTSGADDYIVKPFDVKELLARMDIQLRHASTTKAAAPHDTEIRYHNITVNTETREVKLNDQTLHLTGREYAILLLLLEHPHKVFSRANIYESVWNEPFMDSEKTINTHISNLRNKLHSDDTSYIKTVWGIGFKFD is encoded by the coding sequence ATGGTAAATGTGTTAATCATTGAAGATGATGCAGCTATTCATTCTCTGATTAAGGAGACTCTGGAGCAGAGGGGCTTTCACACGCTGAGTGCTTATTCAGGCACGGAAGGGAAGCTTCTGTTTGAGCAAAATGAGGTGGATGTCATTCTTCTGGATCTGATGCTTCCAGGGATCAATGGTGAGCAGTTTCTGCAAGAGATCCGAAGCAGTTCAGCCGTTCCTGTCATTGTCATCTCAGCGAGAAACGATCAGCAATCCAAGCTGGAGCTGTTGACCAGCGGAGCAGATGATTATATCGTGAAGCCGTTTGACGTGAAGGAGCTGCTCGCGCGCATGGATATTCAGCTGCGACATGCCTCCACAACGAAGGCTGCCGCTCCTCATGATACAGAGATTCGTTATCACAATATTACGGTAAATACAGAAACGCGTGAAGTGAAGCTGAACGACCAGACGCTTCATCTAACCGGACGAGAGTACGCGATCCTTCTGCTATTGCTGGAGCATCCGCACAAAGTGTTCAGCCGTGCAAATATTTATGAGAGTGTCTGGAATGAACCTTTTATGGATAGTGAGAAAACGATCAATACACATATCAGTAATTTGCGAAATAAACTTCATTCGGATGACACAAGCTATATCAAAACCGTATGGGGTATCGGCTTCAAATTTGATTAA